In Ciconia boyciana chromosome 12, ASM3463844v1, whole genome shotgun sequence, a genomic segment contains:
- the SHROOM4 gene encoding protein Shroom4 isoform X1 — MERAGGRPGAPQYVHVQLQGGAPWGFTLRGGLEHGEPLIVSKVEDGGKAALSRQLQPGDELVNISGTPLYGSRQEALILIKGSYRTLKMIVRRRSVPVLRPHSWHVAKLAESHPDTPAMHCPADAFSLSWPSGCDVSELSLQWNPLSRHCSTDRSSSIGSMESLDQPGQAYYEGDPSPVDQGMYHSKRDSAYSSFSASSIASDCALSLRPEEAASVDSGLQGPCKPPDGRYLTTGAEPPASRHPKAWRAPVPPQPPVRRDSLRAAPAGGGDRCRASVSADMLHAKGRWISDTFLCQRDGEAEAAGRRTPVPYPTKDRLSADQYYMLSSHPERCPAEPLLGESAEPGDQLYPDGGVHRVPDAVAAGDSLLLSPIKGHAPHRHSAPEQLLASQLRSLQVGTGSGRVSPAPDGHRWTLSPLHPEGSRPGAAGAAQDPPLCPEPCRRLPPCRCCPEPQRACGQDKRATSPARGTEGPEEESRAGGRRAGGPPHRSAQMRRRSDRFATSLRNEIQRRKAQLQKSRGPGAPPPGEEPVEEADEPAEGSVPAEGPCAPAERLSPTPSEDGRNPGRSGDRAVPTPDPLPVPKGPPSPERVVLTGRGRWRWSPERKLQRQHSPSPGELEGYGPGPAAPGSPPRGGDEAVLLPFADRRRFFEESSRPAPPRHGQPPAGDPGAFQPPGAFQPPGPERRDVRRRSVDQPYGSPSPGRPGSASPFAECCREQPPCYKPLGRPVELEYLRGFSYPYGGPLRPEPCRYCGGDPCPPPLPRGHACRCHPQPWARCPDCCCPAPRPGREESDAWPPRRAFAPEFPLEEWEPPAITRKASQSISELSHYQLGFPRLGPFRPCFESAEPEWPPCCRATSTHDLSWDGDCLARSPESPPDPLHRPLRGRAFSESHLNLEPASPRGRDRRDLLRAKLDPPGVPKKKGPPPPRPPPPNWEKYRQRRMSQRLPDGSGHSSAFTAAPVPTRSIAEAVRERSQSLTGEQGGRSRGHAARPPAPAGAWPRPEPPGSLRRTPEPDAGSAEICRAAGAGEEQPKAKHPWEMEEQPQRLGRNQERGWAGPCGVGECSLPLHGGPSPATPEAPKPSPGAAEEVSCQGGRPQPRRVDSEELLWDVAGRDRSLAGILAPLAPLGTATEVMGKLLVAGERQAWPERFQQDWRLEALAQDRQGFEPISPPPGSAASSTSYPAYYGTAAGKAEPLGKVKELPEVVEGSSEEEEVDHQLVEKKLQLIESLSRKLAVLREAQRGLQEDISANGALGEDVAARLQALCTPGEFDKYRLFVGDLDKVVNLLLSLSGRLARVETALGSLGPHAPTEDKVALREKQRLLAAQLEDAKELKEHMGRREEAVGAMVARYLPAEHLQDYQHFIKMKSALIAEQRELEEKIKLGQEQLRCLHESLGQAPKGC, encoded by the exons ATGGagcgggccgggggccggccCGGCGCCCCCCAGTACGTGCATGTGCAGCTGCAGGGGGGCGCGCCCTGGGGCTTCACGCTGCGCGGCGGGCTGGAGCACGGCGAGCCCCTCATCGTCTCCAAG GTGGAAGACGGGGGCAAGGCCGCGCTGTCCCGCCAGCTGCAGCCGGGCGACGAGCTGGTGAACATCAGCGGGACGCCGCTGTACGGGTCCCGCCAGGAGGCCCTGATCCTCATCAAGGGCTCCTACCGCACCCTGAAGATGATCGTCCGCAG GAGGAGCGTGCCCGTCCTCCGGCCCCATTCCTGGCACGTGGCCAAGCTTGCCGAAAGCCACCCCGACACCCCCGCCATGCACTGCCCCGCTGATGCCTTCAGCCTCTCCTGGCCCTCGGGGTGTGATGTCAG CGAGCTGTCCCTGCAGTGGAACCCGCTGTCCCGGCACTGCAGCACCGACCGGAGCAGCTCCATCGGGAGCATGGAGAGCCTGGACCAGCCTGGCCAGGCCTACTATGAAGGGGACCCCTCACCCGTTGACCAGGGGATGTACCACAGCAAGCGGGACTCGGCCTACAGCtccttctctgccagctccATCGCCTCCGACTGTGCCCTCTCCCTCCGCCCCGAGGAGGCCGCCTCCGTCGACTCTGGTCTCCAAGGCCCCTGCAAGCCTCCCGACGGGCGCTACCTGACCACGGGGGCTGAGCCGCCCGCCAGCCGGCACCCCAAGGCCTGGCGGGCGcccgtgcccccccagccccctgtcAGGAGGGACAGCctgcgggcagccccggccggcggAGGGGACAGGTGCCGGGCGTCGGTGTCGGCGGACATGCTGCACGCCAAGGGCCGCTGGATCTCTGACACCTTCCTCTGCCAGCGGGACGGGGAGGCGGAGGCAGCGGGCAGGAGGACGCCGGTGCCTTACCCCACGAAGGACCGTCTCTCCGCCGACCAGTATTACATGCTGAGCTCCCACCCGGAGCGGTGCCCGGCCGAGCCGCTCCTGGGGGAGAGCGCGGAGCCTGGTGACCAGCTGTACCCGGATGGCGGCGTGCACCGAGTGCCAGATGCCGTGGCAGCGGGTGAcagcctgctgctctcccccaTCAAGGGCCACGCGCCGCACCGGCACAGTGCTCCCGAGCAGCTGCTGGCCTCCCAGCTTCGCTCCCTCCAGGTGGGCACCGGCAGCGGGCGAGTCTCGCCGGCCCCCGATGGGCACCGCTGGACCCTTTCCCCGCTGCACCCTGAGGGCAgccggccgggggctgcgggagccgcCCAGGACCCCCCGCTCTGCCCGGAGCCGTGCCGCCGCCTGCCGCCCTGCCGCTGCTGCCCCGAGCCTCAGCGAGCCTGCGGGCAGGACAAGCGGGCGACCAGCCCGGCGCGTGGCACCGAGGGGCCGGAGGAGGAGAGCCGGGCAGGGGGCCGGCGGGCTGGGGGTCCTCCCCACCGCTCCGCTCAGATGCGCCGCCGCAGCGACCGCTTCGCCACCAGCCTGCGCAACGAGATCCAGCGGCGCAAGGCCCAGCTGCAGAAGAGCCGGGGTCCCGGTGCCCCGCCGCCCGGCGAGGAGCCGGTGGAGGAGGCGGACGAGCCCGCCGAGGGCAGCGTGCCGGCGGAGGGCCCCTGCGCCCCGGCCGAGCGTCTCAGCCCCACACCGAGCGAGGACGGCAGGAACCCCGGCCGATCGGGGGACCGGGCCGTCCCCACCCCTGACCCGCTGCCAGTCCCCAAGGGGCCCCCGTCCCCCGAGCGGGTGGTGCTGACGGGCCGGGGCCGCTGGCGCTGGTCCCCGGAGCGCAAGCTGCAGCGGCAGCACTCGCCCAGCCCCGGCGAGCTGGAGGGCTacggcccggggccggcggcccccggctccccgccgcggggcggcgACGAGGCCGTCCTCCTGCCCTTTGCCGACCGTCGCCGGTTCTTCGAGGAGAGCAGCCGGCCAGCGCCGCCCCGGCACGGCCAGCCCCCGGCGGGTGATCCCGGCGCCTTCCAGCCGCCCGGCGCCTTCCAGCCGCCCGGCCCCGAGCGCCGGGACGTCCGCCGCCGCTCCGTGGACCAGCCCTACGGCTCCCCCtcgcccggccgccccggctccGCCAGCCCCTTCGCCGAGTGCTGCCGGGAGCAGCCCCCCTGCTACAAGCCGCTGGGGAGGCCGGTGGAGCTGGAGTACCTGCGGGGCTTCTCCTACCCCTATGGGGGTCCCCTGCGCCCCGAGCCCTGCCGCTACTGCGGGGGGGACCCGtgccccccgccgctgccccgcggACACGCCTGCCgctgccacccccagccctgggcacgcTGCCCCGACTGCTgctgcccggccccccgccctgGGCGGGAGGAGAGCGACGCCTGGCCCCCCCGGAGAGCTTTCGCCCCG GAATTTCCTCTGGAGGAGTGGGAACCGCCGGCGATAACCAGGAAAGCCAGCCAGTCCATCAG tgAGCTCTCCCACTACCAACTGGGCTTCCCGAGGCTTGGCCCCTTCCGCCCCTGCTTTGAGAGCGCCGAGCCGGAGTGGCCACCCTGCTGCCGGGCCACGTCCACACACGACCTCTCGTGGGATGGCGACTGCCTGGCCCGCTCCCCTGAGAGCCCCCCGGACCCCCTGCACCGCCCGCTGCGGGGCAGAGCCTTCTCTGAGAGCCACCTCAACCTGGAGCCCGccagcccccggggccgcgACCGGAGGGACCTTCTCCGTGCCAAGCTGGacccccccggtgtccccaaaAAGAAGggccccccacctccccgcccgcctccccccaACTGGGAGAAGTACAGGCAGCGCCGGATGTCCCAGCGCCTGCCAGATGGTTctgggcacagctctgccttcacCGCCGCCCCAGTGCCGACCCGCAGCATCGCTGAGGCTGTGCGTGAGCGGTCGCAGAGCCTCACCGGGGAGCAGGGGGGCCGGTCCCGGGGGCATGCCGCtcgcccccctgccccagcaggtGCCTGGCCCCGACCCGAGCCCCCTGGATCCCTCCGCAGGACGCCCGAGCCCGATGCTGGCAGTGCCGAGATTTGCAG ggcggcgggggccggggaggaGCAGCCGAAGGCAAAGCACCCCTGGGAGATGGAGGAGCAGCCCCAAAGGCTCGGCCGGAAccaggagcggggctgggctggccccTGTGGGGTGGGTGAgtgctccctgcccctgcatggtggccccagccccgccaccCCAGAGGCACCCAAGCCCAGCCCCGGAGCAGCGGAGGAGGTGAGCTGCCAGGGGGGCCGGCCACAGCCCCGCCGCGTGGACTCggaggagctgctgtgggaCGTGGCGGGCAGGGACCGCTCCCTGGCCGGCATCCTGGCCCCCTTGGCCCCCCTCGGCACTGCCACCGAGGTGATGGGCAAGCTGCTGGTGGCGGGGGAGCGGCAGGCCTGGCCGGAACGTTTCCAGCAGGACTGGCGCCTGGAGGCCCTGGCACAGGACAG GCAGGGCTTCGAGCCCATCTCGCCGCCCCCCGGGAGCGCTGCCAGCTCCACCTCCTACCCGGCGTATTAcggcacagcagcaggcaaagCCGAGCCGCTCGGCAAGGTGAAGGAGCTGCCAGAGGTGGTGGAGGGGAGctcggaggaggaggaggtggacCACCAGCTGGTGGAGAAGAAG CTGCAGCTGATCGAGAGCCTGAGCCGCAAGCTGGCGGTGCTGCGGGAGGCAcagcgggggctgcaggaggacatCAGCGCCAACGGGGCGCTGGGTGAGGACGTGGCTGCCCGCCTGCAAGCCCTCTGCACCCCGGGGGAGTTCGACAAGTACCGCCTCTTTGTGGGCGACCTGGACAAGGTGGTCAacctcctgctctccctctcGGGGCGCCTGGCCCGGGTGGAGAccgccctgggcagcctggggccGCACGCCCCCACCGAGGACAAG GTGGCCCTGCGGGAGAAGCAGCGGCTGCTGGCGGCTCAGCTGGAGGACGCCAAGGAGCTGAAGGAGCACAtggggcggcgggaggaggcggTGGGCGCCATGGTGGCACGGTACCTACCCGCCGAGCACCTCCAGGACTATCAGCACTTCATCAAGATGAAGTCGGCCCTCATTGCCGAGCAgcgggagctggaggagaagatCAAGCTGGGCCAGGAGCAGCTCCGCTGCCTGCACGAGAGCCTCGGCCAGGCCCCCAAGGGCTGCTag